DNA sequence from the Bacteroidia bacterium genome:
AAAGAAGAATGATAGTCAGCAGTCAACCGTCTAAACTTATAGAGAAAATCAATAGTTTAGTCCGCTTTTACGTATATGCACATACGGCGAAATCTCACTGTTGAGCATATTTCCCTGCAATACCTCTGCAAAAATCACAATGTGATCCCCTACTTCATACTCTCCTCTATACTGTACTTCTAAATAACCCACACAATCAGACAAAATAGGAGCATGAGTTTTATCGGTAATTAGGTTGATTCCTTGATAAGGATACTCTTGGGGATCAAAACCTTTACCAAAGTGCTTGAAAAAGAAAGTTTGTTCTTTACCTATAATATTGATTGTAAAAGGTTTGCCTGTTTTTATTAAACTCAACGCATAACGGTCTTTGCCTACTGCCAGCGCAACCATAGGGGGCTTAAAACCAACTTGAACAAGTAAAGAAGCTAAAAAAGCATTTTCTCTTTCATTATCCTTTAAGGTAATAATATAACATCCGCTTACTATTTTGCCTAACGCCGCGGCATAACTTGGAATTTCAGAGTTCATACTTCAAATTTAATAATAAGTCTATGAATTTACAATATAAAGCTACACTACAAGGTTGAATACACTAAAACAACTGCATACGCACTTATTCCTTCTTCTCTACCTACAAAACCTAACTTCTCATTCGTAGTGGCTTTTATTGAGATCGCTTCGGGAGTAACTTTGAGTATTTGGGCAATTGTGCTTTGCATCTGTGGTATGTGCGGATTGATTTTGGGCTTTTCTGCACAAATTGTAGCATCTATATTATTGACTTGATATCCTTTGCTTTGAACTAATTCAAAAACTTTTTCAAGTAACTTTTTACTATCAATACCTGCGTATTCGGGATTAGTATTTGGAAAGTGATAGCCAATATCTCTCAAATTCAAAGCACCTAATAAAGCGTCGCATATAGCATGTAAAAGTACATCAGCATCGGAATGTCCTAAACAACCTTTGGTATGGGGAATACATACTCCCCCCAACCATAACTCACGCCCTTCTACTAAGGGGTGCACATCGTAACCAAAACCTATTTTGTACTTCATTTACTTTTTACTGTCTGTTTTTTAACTAGTTACGCTATAGTTTGGGGCTTCATTTGTAATTTGGACACTATGTGGATGACTTTCACGAATACCTGCATTAGTGATTCGTACAAAGTGTGCTTTTTCTTGTAACTCTTGTATAGTCCTGCAGCCACAATACCCCATTCCTGCACGCAACCCACCTACTAATTGATATACTACTTCTGAAAGATGACCTTTATACGGCACGCGCCCTACAATTCCCTCAGGCACTAACTTTTTGACGTCATCTTCTACATCCTGAAAATATCTATCCTTTGAACCTTTCTGCATAGCTTCTAACGAACCCATTCCTCTGTACATTTTGAATTTTCTACCTTCGTAAATGATAGTGTTTCCAGGGCTTTCCTCTGTGCCTGCAAATAAAGAACCTGCCATAATTACGCTTGCACCTGCTGCAATAGCTTTGGGAATATCCCCTGTGTAACGGATACCTCCATCGGCAATAATCGGAACTCCCAGAGGCATGGCTACCGATGCTGCTTGCATAACCGCAGAAAGCTGAGGCACGCCTACACCCGTAACTACTCGTGTCGTACAGATACTTCCAGGACCTACACCTACTTTTACCGCGTCTGCACCTGCTTCAATTAGTGCTTTGCACCCTTCAGCAGTAGCAACATTTCCTGCTATCAAAGGCAAATCCCGAAAGGCTTTACGAACAGTCTTTACAGCATTTATTACCCCTTGAGAATGTCCATGTGCAGTGTCTATTACGATTACATCTACTCCTGCTTCCTCTAATAGCCGTACGCGGTCAATGATATCTGCGGTTACTCCTACCGCAGCCCCTACACGTAACCTTCCAAGATGATCTTTGCAAGCATTCGGGCGATTTCTACGATTGAGAATATCCTTGTACGTTATCAAGCCTTTCAATACAAATTCATGATTGACCACAGGGAGTTTTTCTATCTTATGCTGCCGTAAAATCTCTTCCGCTTCTTGAAGAGTTATACCTTCTTGGGCTACTATTAAATTTTGGTGTGTCATTACCTCTGTAATAGGTCGCTTGTCAGATTGTTCAAAGCGCAAATCTCTATTTGTTACAATACCTACTAACTTACCTTGATTATTGACTACTGGAATGCCCCCAATTTTATTTTCTTGCATCATCAAACGTGCATCTCCTACCGTAGCTGTGTCTTTAAGCACTACGGGATCTATAATCATTCCACTTTCAGACCGTTTTACCTTGCGCACCTGCAATGCTTGTTCTTCAATAGGCATATTTTTGTGGATAAAGCCTAAGCCCCCCTCTTGCGCCATTGCAATTGCAAGCCTATACTCTGTAACTGTATCCATTGCAGCGCTAACGATAGGAATATTCAAGGTAATCTGGCGAGTAAGCTGAGTTCGTGTATCCACTTCTCGAGGCAATACTTCAGAATATGCAGGAATTAAAAGCACATCATCATAAGTTAAGCCTTCATAACTAATTTTATTTTGCCAAAACATTTACAAAAGTACATACAAAAATGAATTGCTTGCAATATTTTACTTACAGCTTACTTGTTAAAGCAATTTAAAATTTTTGGACAGCAAAGCAACTTTATTAGATTTGAAGTGTGAAAGCATTTTTTTATCTTATTTTTTACTGCTTCATTTTGATAGGTTTTGGTCAAAATTGGAAAGCTGCTTATGATAGTTCCTTAAAATATCAAGAGTTACATCAATACAAAAAAGCAATAGAATGGGGGGATAAAGCTTTAGAGCTATATGAGAAGCAAGTTAGCCAAAAGGATACTAATTATAGCAACATATTGAATAAGCAAGTTGAGAGCTGCTATTACGCAGGTTTTTATTCAAAAGGATTACTCTATGCCAAAAAAGATAGTACTTGGTCGAAAGAAAGCAATATTCAAAGATATTCAAATGCTTGCAATAACCTAGCTCTATTATATCAACAGCAAGGTAAATATATTCAGGCTGAAATTTTGTTAAAAGAAGTAAAGCAGATTGATACTAAAATATTTGGTATATATCATCCTGAGTATGCCGCAACTTGCGATAATTTAGGATTACTATACCTGGATATGGGCAGATTAGCAGAAGCAGAACGCTTATTTAAGGAATCTATGCAAATTCGTACTAAAATTTTAGGCAAAGATCATCTTGATTATGCAGCGTCTTGTAATAATTTGGCTTTGCTATATCATCTTCAAGGTAAATATTCCGATGCAGAAATTTTGCATAAGGAAGCCCGAAAAATACGGGCTAAAAAGTTAGGAAAAGCACATCAAATCTATGCAAGTTCATGCAATAATTTAGCAGGACTATACAAAGAGCAAGGTAAATACCATGAAGCAGAGCATTTGTACAAAGAAGCAATGGAAATTGACGCTAAAATTTCAGGCGAAGAGCATCCTGATTATAGTATCTCTTGTAATAACTTGGCTTCTCTCTACGTAGCTCTAGGAAAATATCACGAAGCAGAATCACTACTAAAAAAAGCTAAAGACATTCGCGTCAAAACATTAGGTAGAGAGCATCTTTATTACGCAGCTGCATGCAACAATTTAGCTTTTTTGTATAGTAACCAAAAAAAATATGCTGAAGCAGAATCTCTGTGTAAAGAGAGCAAAGAAGTTCTTTCTAAAGCTGTTGGTACGGAACATCCGAATTATGCTACTGCTTGCAACAGCTTAGCGAAAATATTTAAAACTCAAGGCAGGTATGCCGAAGCAGAATCTTTGTACAAAGAAGCTCAAAGAATTTTCGCCAAACTATTCGGTCAATTTCATC
Encoded proteins:
- a CDS encoding flavin reductase family protein; translation: MNSEIPSYAAALGKIVSGCYIITLKDNERENAFLASLLVQVGFKPPMVALAVGKDRYALSLIKTGKPFTINIIGKEQTFFFKHFGKGFDPQEYPYQGINLITDKTHAPILSDCVGYLEVQYRGEYEVGDHIVIFAEVLQGNMLNSEISPYVHIRKSGLNY
- the ispF gene encoding 2-C-methyl-D-erythritol 2,4-cyclodiphosphate synthase, translating into MKYKIGFGYDVHPLVEGRELWLGGVCIPHTKGCLGHSDADVLLHAICDALLGALNLRDIGYHFPNTNPEYAGIDSKKLLEKVFELVQSKGYQVNNIDATICAEKPKINPHIPQMQSTIAQILKVTPEAISIKATTNEKLGFVGREEGISAYAVVLVYSTL
- the guaB gene encoding IMP dehydrogenase; this encodes MFWQNKISYEGLTYDDVLLIPAYSEVLPREVDTRTQLTRQITLNIPIVSAAMDTVTEYRLAIAMAQEGGLGFIHKNMPIEEQALQVRKVKRSESGMIIDPVVLKDTATVGDARLMMQENKIGGIPVVNNQGKLVGIVTNRDLRFEQSDKRPITEVMTHQNLIVAQEGITLQEAEEILRQHKIEKLPVVNHEFVLKGLITYKDILNRRNRPNACKDHLGRLRVGAAVGVTADIIDRVRLLEEAGVDVIVIDTAHGHSQGVINAVKTVRKAFRDLPLIAGNVATAEGCKALIEAGADAVKVGVGPGSICTTRVVTGVGVPQLSAVMQAASVAMPLGVPIIADGGIRYTGDIPKAIAAGASVIMAGSLFAGTEESPGNTIIYEGRKFKMYRGMGSLEAMQKGSKDRYFQDVEDDVKKLVPEGIVGRVPYKGHLSEVVYQLVGGLRAGMGYCGCRTIQELQEKAHFVRITNAGIRESHPHSVQITNEAPNYSVTS